A single genomic interval of Mobula hypostoma chromosome 7, sMobHyp1.1, whole genome shotgun sequence harbors:
- the thg1l gene encoding probable tRNA(His) guanylyltransferase isoform X1: protein MLYSSSLGRLSRAAVQVGLSRCCRRTSGVKRFFLKVIPPSTCRTMAKSKFEYVRNFEADDTCLQNCWVVVRLDGRNFHKFADRHGFKKPNDERALHLMTKCALTVMEELNDIVIAYGQSDEYSFVFKKRSNWFKRRASKFISHVVSQFSSSFVFYWKDFFKDQPLLFPPGFDGRVVLYPSDQNLRDYLSWRQADCHINNLYNTTFWALVHQGGLSNSKAEERLKGTVAGDKNEILFSEFNINYNTEPEMFRKGTVLIWQKVEVAIDKLIITPDTPDGRNAVVKRNRNKVLPLHVDIIGDGFWREHLEILADDS from the exons ATGCTGTATAGTTCATCCTTGGGTCGACTTTCAAGAGCTGCTGTTCAAGTTGGTCTTTCCAGGTGTTGTAGGAGAACCAGCGGAGTTAAACGTTTTTTCCTTAAGGTTATTCCTCCAAGTACATGCAGAACTATGGCTAAAAGTAAATTTGAATATGTTCGTAACTTTGAAGCAGATGATACGTGTCTACAAAACTGCTGGGTTGTAGTTCGACTAGATGGCCGAAATTTTCACAA ATTTGCAGATCGGCATGGTTTTAAAAAGCCCAATGACGAGCGAGCCCTTCATTTGATGACCAAGTGCGCATTGACTGTCATGGAAGAACTGAATGACATTGTAATTGCATACGGCCAAAGTGATGAATATAGCTTTGTCTTCAAAAAGAGAAGTAACTGGTTCAAGAGAAGAGCAAG CAAATTCATAAGCCACGTAGTCTCCCAGTTTTCTTCCAGCTTTGTTTTCTACTGGAAAGATTTCTTTAAAGATCAACCTCTCTTATTTCCACCTGGGTTTGATGGGAGAGTTGTTCTGTATCCCAGCGACCAGAATCTCCGAGACTACCTGAGTTGGAGACAGGCTGACT GTCACATCAATAATCTTTATAACACAACGTTCTGGGCCCTTGTGCACCAAGGTGGTTTGTCTAATAGTAAAGCTGAAGAGAGGCTGAAG GGCACTGTTGCAGGAGACAAAAATGAGATTTTGTTTTCAGAGTTCAATATTAATTATAATACGGAGCCTGAAATGTTTAGGAAAGGAACTGTACTGATATGGCAAAAG GTTGAAGTAGCTATTGATAAACTCATCATAACTCCTGATACACCTGACGGGAGAAATGCCGTGGTTAAAAGGAATCGCAATAAAGTTCTCCCGTTACATGTAGATATCATTGGAGATGGATTTTGGAGGGAACATTTAGAGATCCTTGCTGATGACAGCTAG
- the thg1l gene encoding probable tRNA(His) guanylyltransferase isoform X2 has protein sequence MVFIIKFVMKSVRKRFYELATYKFISHVVSQFSSSFVFYWKDFFKDQPLLFPPGFDGRVVLYPSDQNLRDYLSWRQADCHINNLYNTTFWALVHQGGLSNSKAEERLKGTVAGDKNEILFSEFNINYNTEPEMFRKGTVLIWQKVEVAIDKLIITPDTPDGRNAVVKRNRNKVLPLHVDIIGDGFWREHLEILADDS, from the exons ATGGTATTCATTATTAAGTTTGTGATGAAATCAGTGAGGAAACGTTTCTACGAATTAGCAACTTA CAAATTCATAAGCCACGTAGTCTCCCAGTTTTCTTCCAGCTTTGTTTTCTACTGGAAAGATTTCTTTAAAGATCAACCTCTCTTATTTCCACCTGGGTTTGATGGGAGAGTTGTTCTGTATCCCAGCGACCAGAATCTCCGAGACTACCTGAGTTGGAGACAGGCTGACT GTCACATCAATAATCTTTATAACACAACGTTCTGGGCCCTTGTGCACCAAGGTGGTTTGTCTAATAGTAAAGCTGAAGAGAGGCTGAAG GGCACTGTTGCAGGAGACAAAAATGAGATTTTGTTTTCAGAGTTCAATATTAATTATAATACGGAGCCTGAAATGTTTAGGAAAGGAACTGTACTGATATGGCAAAAG GTTGAAGTAGCTATTGATAAACTCATCATAACTCCTGATACACCTGACGGGAGAAATGCCGTGGTTAAAAGGAATCGCAATAAAGTTCTCCCGTTACATGTAGATATCATTGGAGATGGATTTTGGAGGGAACATTTAGAGATCCTTGCTGATGACAGCTAG